The Exiguobacterium aurantiacum DSM 6208 genome includes a window with the following:
- a CDS encoding COX15/CtaA family protein, which translates to MHKKLALFSGFVTLGMMLVLIMGGTVTKTDSGDGCGTDWPLCHGKLIPTNPSVETMIEYSHRVVSGIEGLLIIALTIWTFAVVKNRFDVKVFAFLAFIFMLIQSIIGAGAVIWQQSDAILALHFGISLVSFASLLILTILLFEGERVHKAVSEKLKIHLYGLTIYTMVVVYTGAYVRHLGATYACVGWPICAQEVWTFESWVQMGHRIMAALLVFYTLYVLYLARRETNRLVERGMWASLFFILLQVGTGAWIVLGGHATYVPLLHAFLITCYFGIISYLAYHAYRSTRRAGLAQRDIG; encoded by the coding sequence ATGCATAAAAAACTCGCACTCTTCTCAGGGTTTGTCACCCTCGGAATGATGCTCGTCCTCATCATGGGTGGAACCGTGACGAAGACTGACTCGGGAGACGGTTGCGGCACCGATTGGCCGCTCTGTCACGGGAAACTGATCCCGACAAACCCGAGCGTCGAGACGATGATCGAATATAGCCACCGGGTCGTGTCCGGCATCGAGGGCTTACTCATCATCGCCTTGACGATCTGGACGTTCGCGGTCGTCAAAAACCGGTTCGACGTCAAAGTGTTCGCGTTTCTCGCGTTCATCTTCATGTTGATCCAATCGATCATCGGCGCCGGTGCCGTCATCTGGCAACAGTCGGACGCGATTCTCGCGCTCCATTTCGGGATCTCGCTCGTCTCGTTCGCGTCTCTCCTCATCTTGACGATTCTGTTATTCGAAGGGGAACGGGTCCATAAAGCCGTATCCGAAAAATTAAAGATTCATTTGTACGGACTGACGATTTATACGATGGTCGTCGTCTACACGGGCGCTTACGTCCGTCACCTCGGCGCCACGTACGCTTGCGTCGGCTGGCCGATCTGCGCGCAAGAAGTATGGACGTTCGAATCATGGGTGCAGATGGGCCACCGCATCATGGCGGCTCTTCTCGTCTTCTACACGTTATACGTTCTTTACTTAGCGCGTCGTGAGACGAACCGTCTCGTCGAACGCGGCATGTGGGCATCTTTATTCTTCATCTTGCTCCAAGTCGGCACCGGGGCGTGGATCGTCCTTGGGGGACACGCCACGTACGTCCCGTTGTTGCACGCGTTCTTGATCACTTGCTACTTCGGCATCATCTCCTATTTGGCGTATCATGCGTATCGGAGTACACGGCGCGCCGGACTCGCTCAGCGAGATATCGGTTAA
- a CDS encoding cysteine hydrolase family protein has translation MQNKALVVIDIQNDITKNYKTVIDNINKSIEWAVDNEIHVIYIRHENLSPGTRTFKTGTRGAELVQDLKRVSDHVFTKYKGNALTSEAFTEFIQNHGIDTFYITGADATACVKSTCYNLRKSDYTVNVLSDCITSYDLKKMSSMIEYYESKGCAIIQSETLTV, from the coding sequence ATGCAAAATAAAGCATTGGTCGTCATTGATATTCAAAATGACATCACGAAGAATTACAAAACGGTCATCGACAATATCAACAAATCAATCGAGTGGGCGGTCGACAATGAAATCCATGTCATCTATATCCGACATGAGAATTTGTCGCCGGGAACGAGAACGTTCAAAACGGGGACTCGTGGGGCGGAACTCGTTCAAGATTTGAAACGGGTATCTGATCACGTGTTCACCAAATATAAGGGCAACGCTTTAACGAGTGAGGCGTTCACAGAGTTTATCCAAAACCACGGCATCGACACGTTCTATATTACCGGGGCCGATGCGACGGCTTGTGTGAAGTCGACTTGCTACAATCTGCGGAAATCAGACTATACAGTCAACGTCCTGTCTGACTGCATCACGAGCTATGACTTGAAGAAGATGAGCAGCATGATCGAATACTATGAAAGTAAAGGCTGTGCCATCATACAGTCGGAAACTTTGACGGTGTGA
- the coxB gene encoding cytochrome c oxidase subunit II: MMMFAILLSGCGVEGLSALKPMGEGAEIQLRIILISLAIMLFVLVIVTVIYVYVLLKFRRKDDSIPKQVEGSSTLELIWTVVPIILLIILAVPTITTTVELAKAKEAKKEEEINVTANLYWWEFEYPNAGVVTGQELVIPTGKRVGINLTSKDVIHSFWVPALSGKTDTNPGLDNEMWLHANEPGTFYGKCAELCGPSHALMDFKVIALDQADYDQWLEDMKAKQDEDAERLTANNENLTVGEAVYVESCLSCHGGGKVAPSLTNYGDREWLIGYLENNEEDLKQWIRDPQSLKQGALMPGFSEGQISDEELDALVDFLYDQKLD; this comes from the coding sequence ATGATGATGTTCGCGATCTTATTATCAGGTTGCGGCGTTGAGGGATTGTCTGCATTGAAGCCGATGGGGGAAGGCGCTGAAATTCAGCTCCGGATCATTCTCATCAGTTTGGCAATCATGCTCTTCGTACTCGTCATCGTTACGGTCATTTATGTGTACGTCCTTCTAAAGTTCCGTCGGAAAGATGATTCGATTCCGAAGCAAGTCGAAGGAAGTAGCACGCTCGAATTGATTTGGACAGTCGTCCCGATCATTTTACTTATCATTCTCGCTGTACCGACGATCACGACGACCGTCGAGCTCGCGAAAGCGAAAGAAGCGAAAAAAGAAGAAGAAATCAACGTCACGGCGAACCTGTACTGGTGGGAGTTCGAATATCCGAACGCCGGTGTCGTCACTGGTCAAGAACTCGTTATCCCGACAGGCAAACGTGTCGGCATCAACTTGACGTCTAAAGATGTCATTCACTCATTCTGGGTACCGGCCTTGTCTGGTAAAACGGATACGAACCCAGGACTCGACAATGAGATGTGGCTCCATGCGAACGAACCTGGTACGTTCTACGGAAAATGTGCCGAGCTCTGCGGTCCGTCACACGCCCTCATGGACTTCAAAGTCATCGCCCTCGACCAAGCTGATTACGATCAGTGGCTTGAGGACATGAAAGCGAAGCAAGATGAAGACGCGGAACGCCTCACAGCGAACAACGAAAACCTCACAGTCGGCGAAGCCGTTTACGTCGAAAGCTGCTTGAGCTGTCACGGGGGCGGGAAAGTCGCGCCGAGCTTGACGAACTATGGTGATCGCGAATGGTTGATCGGCTACCTCGAGAACAACGAGGAAGACTTGAAACAATGGATTCGTGACCCGCAAAGTTTGAAACAAGGCGCACTCATGCCTGGCTTCAGTGAAGGCCAAATCAGTGATGAAGAGTTAGACGCACTCGTTGACTTCTTGTACGATCAGAAGCTTGACTAA
- a CDS encoding YugN family protein, with protein MKFEQFHIEGKEIRFGLLETIMDHHHFIREGAWDYERATYDMKYEKQSTGETFYLRLPVYAIEGQIEDRHAVVKMLTPILGKHYYPHGVEYDEEFPEEIVRDCERRLAALAETLEVKPLS; from the coding sequence ATGAAATTTGAGCAGTTCCACATCGAGGGAAAAGAAATCCGTTTTGGTTTGCTCGAGACGATCATGGATCATCATCATTTCATCCGTGAAGGCGCTTGGGACTATGAGCGCGCGACGTATGATATGAAATACGAGAAGCAATCGACGGGCGAGACGTTCTATCTTCGCTTACCGGTCTATGCCATTGAAGGCCAAATCGAGGACCGTCATGCTGTCGTGAAAATGTTGACACCGATTCTCGGGAAACATTATTATCCGCACGGCGTCGAGTACGACGAAGAGTTCCCGGAAGAAATCGTTCGCGACTGTGAACGCCGCCTAGCCGCACTCGCTGAGACACTTGAAGTAAAACCCCTTTCGTAA
- a CDS encoding DUF420 domain-containing protein — MNYLALISVSFIVLSAILVAIGWVIIARDRRNIEKHKKVMTAAAVAATTFFILYVSRTIFVGNTAFGGPDSIKPYYLAFMIFHILLATTGGVLGLITLYLGYKNKIEKHRKIGPKASVVWFFTAITGVTVYVLLYVAFEPGETTNVFRAIIGG; from the coding sequence ATGAATTATCTTGCATTGATTAGTGTTTCATTCATTGTGCTCAGTGCGATTTTAGTCGCCATCGGCTGGGTCATCATCGCACGGGATCGCCGTAACATTGAGAAACATAAGAAAGTCATGACAGCCGCAGCGGTGGCCGCCACGACGTTCTTCATTCTTTACGTGTCACGCACCATCTTTGTCGGGAACACGGCGTTCGGCGGTCCGGACAGCATCAAACCATACTATTTGGCGTTCATGATCTTCCACATCTTACTCGCGACAACTGGCGGTGTTCTCGGTCTGATCACGCTGTACCTCGGTTACAAGAACAAAATCGAGAAGCATCGTAAGATTGGCCCGAAAGCATCGGTCGTCTGGTTCTTCACGGCGATCACAGGGGTCACGGTGTACGTTCTCCTCTATGTTGCTTTTGAGCCGGGTGAGACGACGAACGTCTTCCGTGCCATTATCGGAGGGTGA
- the ctaD gene encoding cytochrome c oxidase subunit I, producing MDWITTVDHKKIGILYLFSGIFFLLLGGIEALLIRWQLVRPMNDFVSGEVFNQLITMHGTTMIFLAAMPMLFGFMNAVVPLQIGARDVAFPFINSLGFWLFFFGGVMLNLSWFFGAAPNAGWTAYAPLSTQPEATGVDFYALGLQISGFGSLMAGINFLVTILNMRAPGMKLMRMPLFTWTTFVASALIVFAFPPLTVGLFMLMFERLFGAVYFNPAMGGNVIIWEHLFWIFGHPEVYILILPAFGIFSEIIPTFARKRLFGYTTMVFATMLIGFLGFMVWVHHMFTVGLGPVANSIFAVATMAIAVPTGVKIFNWLFTLWGGQIKFNVAMLYSVAFIPSFLVGGMTGVMLSVAPADYQYHDSYFVVAHFHYVIVGGVVYGLFAGLYYWFPLMFNKALSEKLGYWQFWLFFIGFHLTFFPQHFLGLFGMPRRVFTYLPNQGFETLNLLSTIGAFFMGVSTIILLIAVVKAFMSKEMVKPDHWGDGRTLEWTLPVPTPEYNFAQTPLVKGLDTFWLEKMAGNKRVSVSEPVTDIHMPNNSLIPFFMSLGLFIAGLGAIFQMDNTVLGWSLIGFGLLMTFVSMFIRSWIDDHGYYIPKSQVEADLKAIREKGEQ from the coding sequence ATGGATTGGATTACGACGGTTGACCACAAAAAGATCGGTATTTTGTATTTGTTCTCAGGGATTTTCTTCCTCCTTCTCGGTGGAATTGAAGCGTTACTCATTCGTTGGCAACTCGTTCGCCCGATGAACGACTTCGTCAGCGGTGAAGTGTTCAACCAGTTGATCACGATGCACGGGACGACGATGATCTTCCTAGCGGCGATGCCGATGCTATTCGGTTTCATGAACGCCGTCGTTCCGCTTCAAATCGGGGCGCGCGATGTCGCGTTCCCGTTCATTAACTCACTCGGTTTCTGGTTGTTCTTCTTCGGGGGAGTCATGCTCAACTTGAGCTGGTTCTTCGGAGCTGCACCGAACGCAGGGTGGACGGCTTACGCGCCGCTATCGACCCAGCCGGAAGCGACAGGTGTCGACTTCTACGCGCTCGGTCTTCAAATTTCAGGTTTTGGTTCACTTATGGCCGGGATCAACTTCCTCGTCACAATTTTGAACATGCGCGCACCAGGCATGAAGCTCATGCGGATGCCGCTCTTCACGTGGACGACGTTCGTCGCTTCGGCATTGATCGTCTTCGCGTTCCCGCCACTTACGGTCGGTTTGTTCATGTTGATGTTCGAGCGACTGTTCGGTGCCGTTTACTTCAACCCGGCGATGGGCGGTAACGTCATCATCTGGGAACACTTATTCTGGATTTTCGGTCACCCGGAAGTATACATCTTGATCTTACCAGCATTCGGTATTTTCTCGGAAATCATTCCGACGTTCGCGCGTAAACGCCTGTTCGGTTACACGACGATGGTATTCGCGACGATGCTGATCGGTTTCCTCGGATTCATGGTTTGGGTCCACCACATGTTCACGGTCGGTCTCGGACCGGTTGCCAACTCGATCTTCGCGGTCGCGACGATGGCGATCGCTGTCCCGACCGGGGTCAAAATTTTCAACTGGCTGTTCACGCTATGGGGCGGTCAAATCAAGTTCAACGTGGCGATGCTCTACTCGGTCGCATTCATTCCTTCATTCCTCGTCGGAGGGATGACTGGGGTTATGCTCTCGGTCGCACCGGCTGACTACCAGTACCACGACAGTTACTTCGTCGTCGCCCACTTCCACTACGTTATCGTAGGTGGGGTCGTCTACGGCCTATTCGCTGGACTGTATTACTGGTTCCCGCTCATGTTCAACAAAGCGCTTTCTGAGAAGCTCGGATACTGGCAGTTCTGGTTGTTCTTTATCGGCTTCCACTTGACGTTCTTCCCGCAACACTTCCTCGGATTGTTCGGGATGCCACGCCGCGTCTTCACGTACCTTCCGAACCAAGGATTTGAGACGTTGAACTTGCTATCGACGATTGGAGCCTTCTTCATGGGTGTGTCGACGATCATCTTGCTCATCGCGGTCGTCAAGGCGTTCATGTCGAAAGAAATGGTCAAACCAGACCATTGGGGTGACGGACGTACGCTAGAGTGGACACTTCCTGTGCCGACTCCAGAGTATAACTTCGCCCAAACACCGCTCGTCAAAGGCCTCGACACGTTCTGGCTCGAGAAGATGGCGGGCAACAAACGGGTCTCTGTCTCTGAACCGGTCACAGACATCCACATGCCGAACAACTCGCTCATCCCGTTCTTCATGTCACTTGGATTGTTCATCGCGGGTCTCGGTGCGATCTTCCAAATGGACAACACGGTTCTCGGTTGGTCACTCATCGGATTTGGTCTACTCATGACGTTCGTGTCGATGTTCATCCGTTCATGGATCGACGATCACGGCTACTACATTCCAAAATCACAAGTCGAAGCGGATTTGAAAGCGATTCGTGAGAAAGGAGAACAATAA
- the cyoE gene encoding heme o synthase, translating into MTKVNPGMMAEVEYTESASFRDYVALAKMGIVRANLLLVFAGFFVAATYQSDTPVLYLFEVWPQLLLTMLGSALVISGSCYLNNFVDRDIDYLMGRTDDRPSVTGKISGERILLLGLTQLAVGTFMLLIVSYVAAVFGLIGAFFYVVIYTMWLKRTHTLNTVVGSISGAVPPLIGWAAIDPALHIDAWLMFLVMFLWQPPHFLALAMRRVEEYRAAGIPMLPVVNGFAITKRQIIWWIATLIPASLLFMHYGTVYVIIAAGLGGYWLYLGLKGFKAEDEIKWANKMFFFSLIYLVVWIVALMLTALPSS; encoded by the coding sequence ATGACAAAAGTCAACCCAGGAATGATGGCAGAAGTAGAATATACAGAATCCGCCTCATTCCGTGACTATGTTGCTCTCGCAAAAATGGGAATCGTCCGCGCCAATCTTTTATTGGTGTTCGCCGGTTTCTTCGTGGCAGCAACATATCAGAGTGATACGCCGGTACTTTATTTATTTGAAGTCTGGCCACAGCTCTTATTAACTATGTTAGGCAGCGCACTCGTCATTTCCGGGAGTTGTTACCTAAACAACTTCGTGGACCGTGATATCGATTACTTGATGGGACGTACAGACGATCGACCGAGTGTCACCGGTAAGATTTCAGGAGAGCGCATCTTGCTCCTCGGATTGACGCAACTTGCGGTCGGGACATTCATGTTGTTGATCGTGTCGTATGTGGCAGCGGTATTCGGTTTAATCGGGGCATTTTTTTATGTCGTCATCTATACGATGTGGCTGAAACGGACACACACGTTGAACACGGTCGTCGGCAGCATCTCCGGAGCGGTCCCGCCGCTCATCGGTTGGGCAGCCATCGATCCCGCGCTTCACATTGATGCGTGGCTCATGTTCCTCGTCATGTTCTTGTGGCAACCGCCACACTTCCTCGCGCTCGCGATGCGACGTGTCGAAGAATATCGAGCGGCCGGCATTCCGATGCTGCCCGTCGTCAACGGTTTCGCCATTACGAAGCGCCAAATCATTTGGTGGATCGCGACGCTCATTCCGGCATCGCTCCTCTTTATGCACTACGGTACGGTCTACGTCATCATCGCGGCCGGTCTCGGGGGCTACTGGTTGTATCTCGGTTTAAAAGGATTTAAAGCCGAAGATGAGATCAAGTGGGCGAACAAAATGTTCTTCTTTTCATTAATTTATTTAGTCGTGTGGATTGTCGCACTCATGCTGACGGCACTGCCTTCGTCATGA
- a CDS encoding cytochrome c oxidase assembly protein produces MLWNISELLRQFDWITLWSPLFGLLMVGLYVLYAVVTEKMAKRGYESTTLLQKFSMLFAIVLYYIGFGSPVDVFAHIIFSVHMFQMVLVYVLAPALVVYGLPYWVFEKLFSYKVIGPTFRFMTKPLIALILFNALFTLYHMPFIFDYVLTNYGVHRVFHGALVVFSLTMWYPVIAPFISEEEEGLSDLKRMVYIIANGVLLTPACALIIFSHNILYDAYTDVETFATVLGYCMPNGDVSGLDLNALMGATNSALEDQRFGGVLMKLGQELVYGFFFGWTFFGWVRRTKSLALEEGMSFSPQEQQEKK; encoded by the coding sequence ATGCTCTGGAATATATCAGAGCTACTCAGGCAGTTCGATTGGATCACGTTATGGAGTCCATTGTTCGGATTGCTCATGGTAGGGCTATACGTCCTGTACGCGGTCGTCACAGAGAAAATGGCGAAGCGGGGATACGAGTCGACCACGTTGCTGCAGAAGTTCAGCATGCTATTTGCCATTGTTTTATACTACATCGGATTCGGAAGCCCGGTCGACGTATTCGCGCACATTATTTTCTCGGTGCATATGTTTCAAATGGTGCTCGTCTATGTACTCGCGCCGGCACTCGTCGTGTACGGGTTGCCGTATTGGGTATTTGAAAAACTATTTAGTTATAAAGTAATCGGGCCGACGTTTCGCTTCATGACGAAGCCGCTCATCGCGCTCATCTTGTTCAACGCGTTGTTCACGTTATACCATATGCCATTCATCTTTGATTACGTGTTGACGAACTATGGCGTGCATCGCGTCTTCCACGGCGCACTCGTCGTCTTCAGTTTGACGATGTGGTATCCGGTCATCGCACCGTTCATCTCGGAAGAAGAGGAAGGGTTGTCCGACTTGAAGCGAATGGTGTACATCATCGCGAACGGCGTATTGCTCACACCCGCGTGTGCGCTTATCATCTTCAGTCATAACATCTTGTACGATGCGTACACGGACGTCGAGACGTTCGCGACGGTGCTCGGCTACTGTATGCCGAACGGTGACGTGTCAGGGCTCGATTTGAACGCGCTCATGGGGGCGACGAATAGCGCGCTTGAAGACCAACGCTTCGGCGGGGTATTGATGAAGCTCGGTCAAGAACTCGTCTATGGCTTCTTCTTCGGCTGGACGTTCTTCGGCTGGGTTCGTCGGACGAAGTCACTCGCGCTCGAAGAAGGCATGTCATTCTCACCACAAGAACAACAAGAGAAAAAATGA
- a CDS encoding cytochrome c oxidase subunit 3 has translation MAHAVEKHPVTGIPANPEKATLEGKNKYVAFWFFLGGETVLFASLFGTYVGLLNSGAPEELRSYNIFEMGLVFFMTMLLLTSSLTSVLAMMNMKANNPSRMKFWLVVTLVLGAGFLAAEIYEFIHYYHIGHTFTSSAFGSAFYTLVGFHGAHVTFGLFWIGTLLIRNWNRPIDVYNAPKFYVSSLYWHFIDVVWVFIFSIVYLLGMVS, from the coding sequence ATGGCACATGCAGTTGAAAAACACCCGGTAACCGGTATTCCGGCCAATCCAGAGAAAGCCACACTGGAAGGGAAAAATAAATATGTGGCCTTCTGGTTCTTCCTCGGTGGAGAGACTGTCCTCTTCGCCTCGCTATTCGGAACGTATGTCGGCCTGTTAAACTCTGGTGCGCCAGAGGAACTCCGTTCGTATAACATTTTTGAGATGGGGCTCGTCTTCTTCATGACGATGCTCCTCCTCACGAGTTCGCTTACGAGCGTGCTCGCGATGATGAACATGAAAGCGAACAATCCGAGCCGTATGAAGTTTTGGTTGGTCGTCACACTCGTCCTTGGGGCAGGATTCCTTGCGGCTGAGATTTATGAGTTCATTCACTACTACCACATCGGTCACACGTTCACGTCGAGTGCGTTCGGTTCAGCGTTCTATACGCTCGTCGGATTCCACGGCGCGCACGTAACGTTCGGTCTGTTTTGGATCGGGACACTCCTCATCCGTAACTGGAACCGTCCGATCGATGTGTACAACGCACCGAAGTTTTATGTGTCGAGTCTATATTGGCACTTCATCGATGTCGTCTGGGTTTTCATCTTCTCGATCGTCTATCTCTTAGGGATGGTGAGCTAA
- a CDS encoding SCO family protein, with translation MKRNSYMTVGLTVAVLVALGVASYFLFFKQDDLPVIQEPTPFTLTNALDGETYNSDNGKVKVITFFYTNCPDICPLTLRDFMKLEQELKAEGLYGTDVELVAITVDPEVDTVPVLENYGAAFQAEPTGWKVLTGEKADIDRITRQLQFYYSKANSGLVTHATTMYIVDRHHDVRAVAQMATTGDQPVDIESIMEDVNVLVAEKE, from the coding sequence ATGAAACGGAACAGTTATATGACGGTCGGTTTGACGGTAGCCGTCTTGGTCGCTCTGGGAGTGGCGTCTTATTTCTTATTCTTTAAACAAGACGACTTGCCGGTCATTCAAGAACCGACACCGTTCACACTCACGAACGCACTAGACGGCGAGACGTACAACTCTGACAATGGGAAAGTAAAAGTGATCACGTTCTTTTACACGAACTGTCCAGACATTTGTCCACTCACGCTTCGGGACTTCATGAAGCTCGAACAAGAGCTGAAAGCGGAAGGGCTATACGGCACGGACGTTGAACTCGTCGCCATCACGGTCGACCCGGAAGTGGATACGGTACCTGTGCTTGAGAACTACGGCGCCGCGTTCCAAGCCGAACCGACGGGGTGGAAAGTGTTGACGGGAGAGAAAGCGGATATTGACCGCATCACCCGCCAGCTACAATTCTATTACTCGAAAGCGAACAGCGGGCTCGTCACACATGCAACGACGATGTATATCGTCGATCGTCACCACGATGTGCGGGCCGTCGCCCAAATGGCGACGACAGGAGATCAACCGGTTGATATCGAATCTATCATGGAGGACGTGAACGTGCTCGTTGCTGAAAAGGAGTGA
- a CDS encoding cytochrome C oxidase subunit IV family protein — translation MEKRPMNESHKQLELEVKAESRREYQLQLISFAMMILLTFVAFGAVYAELMPVWAAGGFLIILAIIQVFLQLYIFMHMNNRGNTWIVGMMWLGIFVAIITVAALRLLIW, via the coding sequence ATGGAAAAACGTCCAATGAACGAATCGCACAAGCAGTTAGAGCTCGAAGTGAAAGCAGAGTCGAGACGTGAGTATCAACTTCAATTGATCAGTTTCGCAATGATGATTTTACTCACATTCGTAGCGTTCGGCGCTGTTTACGCTGAACTCATGCCGGTTTGGGCGGCGGGTGGTTTCTTGATCATCCTCGCCATTATCCAAGTGTTCTTGCAGTTGTACATCTTCATGCATATGAACAACCGTGGCAACACGTGGATCGTCGGGATGATGTGGCTCGGTATCTTTGTCGCCATCATCACGGTCGCGGCACTTCGTTTGCTCATTTGGTAA
- a CDS encoding cryptochrome/photolyase family protein yields the protein MRRVCWFRSDFRLSDNHMLHRVLKDTEEGDEVAFVFWLNPKYCDPFDTRHDYYFSTMKRFMDDLEEHGLGLRVIVAETAEEFVDQLGEVGALYFNAEYVEPFKQRDDNVIGSLGDDVLVVRLLDRHLFAPNAFTKKDGDPYKVYTPFKKAAYEEMPPKPYEVNRDRLKRLVTTKNEAPSELKKQFDRCEREWKALGETAAKRRLTDFVDERINQYDEDRDIPSIAGTSRLSPYLRTGVLSIRTVADAVLAAPKSKGRDTYYDELLWREFYYMIMVQFPGLKDRPFNDKYKHLDWEDNEEQFDRWCRGETGYPIVDAAMRQLNETGWMHNRLRMIVASFLSKHLLIDWRKGERYFERKLIDYEAASNVGGWQWAASVGTDAVPYFRIFNPTIQSEKFDKDGTFIRKFVPELDHLDAKAIHFPDASERGGYTDPIVDHKAARARALERFKEAQ from the coding sequence ATGAGACGAGTATGTTGGTTCCGGTCAGACTTTCGACTGAGTGATAATCATATGTTACATCGGGTTTTGAAAGACACGGAGGAAGGGGACGAGGTGGCGTTCGTATTTTGGCTTAACCCGAAATACTGCGATCCGTTCGATACGCGGCATGACTATTACTTCTCGACGATGAAGCGTTTTATGGACGACTTAGAAGAGCACGGCCTCGGTCTTCGAGTGATTGTAGCCGAGACGGCGGAGGAGTTCGTCGATCAGCTCGGAGAGGTGGGTGCACTTTATTTTAACGCGGAGTATGTCGAACCGTTCAAACAACGGGACGACAACGTCATCGGGTCACTCGGGGACGACGTGCTCGTCGTCCGGTTGCTCGATCGCCATTTGTTCGCGCCGAACGCTTTCACAAAAAAAGATGGCGACCCGTACAAAGTGTATACACCGTTCAAAAAGGCAGCCTACGAAGAGATGCCGCCCAAACCGTATGAAGTGAATCGTGACCGTTTGAAACGACTCGTCACGACAAAAAACGAAGCCCCGTCTGAACTGAAGAAGCAGTTCGACCGCTGCGAGCGGGAATGGAAAGCGCTCGGGGAGACGGCCGCGAAACGACGGCTGACCGACTTCGTGGACGAACGGATCAACCAGTATGACGAAGACCGCGATATCCCGTCCATCGCCGGGACGAGCCGATTGTCCCCGTATTTGCGGACCGGTGTCTTGTCGATTCGGACCGTCGCCGACGCCGTATTGGCCGCACCGAAGTCAAAAGGACGTGACACGTACTACGATGAACTGTTGTGGCGCGAGTTCTACTATATGATCATGGTCCAATTCCCGGGCCTGAAAGACCGGCCGTTCAACGACAAGTATAAGCACCTCGACTGGGAGGACAACGAGGAACAGTTCGACCGTTGGTGCCGAGGCGAGACCGGCTATCCGATCGTCGACGCCGCGATGCGCCAATTGAACGAGACGGGTTGGATGCACAACCGGCTCCGCATGATTGTCGCCTCGTTCTTGTCGAAGCACCTCCTCATCGATTGGCGTAAAGGGGAGCGTTACTTTGAACGGAAATTGATCGACTATGAGGCCGCCTCGAACGTTGGCGGTTGGCAATGGGCCGCCTCGGTCGGGACGGATGCCGTACCGTACTTCCGTATTTTCAATCCGACGATTCAATCGGAAAAGTTCGACAAAGACGGGACGTTCATCCGAAAGTTTGTGCCTGAGCTGGACCATCTCGACGCGAAGGCGATTCATTTTCCGGACGCGAGCGAGCGGGGTGGCTATACAGATCCGATCGTCGACCATAAGGCGGCACGAGCGCGGGCGCTCGAGCGCTTCAAAGAGGCCCAGTGA